The region GTTATCTAGATTTCTAATACTGATTTAGCAGTTTATTCTGCAGTGAGTTCACAGTGACATTTTCATAATGTATAAGACTGTTTTATATCCTATGGCATCATATTTTGCTTGGTAATTTTTGGTGCAAAAACCTGTATGTAGGCCTATAATATTGTCATAAAATGTCTTGAGGGGTTAAGACTACATTGAATATATAGACATTTTGTATGCTATTTGTCTTTCACTAATCACTGACTGGCCAGTGTTTGCTACATTACCTGCAAAAGTGATGGAGTGTGATCTGTCCCCGAGCATTTGGTGCTAATGTTGACTCTGCTAGCACACAAGGTGAACGGCGGTCAGGAGCGTTTCTTTTATAAGCCTTCTGTCCACAGCAGGCTGCACAACTGAAACTACAGTCTTATAACACCTAGTGTGCCCTCTTGTCTGTCACTGTTGTTAAAATGCACAAATCCAGATAAAAAAGTCGGAAGAAAGAGCAGAACCAGAAGATCACATGTTCAAAAACCTCACAACAGTCCTTATGTCCTGTCAGTGCCCTCCTGCACCCCACGTGTTTCTGATCTAAACTGGTGAGTACTTTTTAACCACGTCTGTTAATGCTACACTAAGATTTGCATTCTGCTCATGTTTGCTCGTGGATTGAGTTTAAAAGCAATAACAAAATATCAACAATgagatattaaataaatatactaaGCTACGTTTATACaagtttatttaattgtatcGCACGACCGCAAATGTTTGTCAAACAggtttaaatacaatataattgATAGAGCGGTACAGATACAGCCTGGCTGCGTGTCAGTTTGCGTTGCTATTATCACGTTATGATTGAAATTGGGAGCAGACCTGCGCTCTTCCCGAGTTAATTAAAACGCCCCCCTGATTGGACGGGCGGATAATCCCGGCGGGCCTCGTGCTCCTACTAACTTGCGAGCAGGGCAGAGCGCGATTCACAATCTGCCCAAGGCAAGGGAGGCCAAGGAGACGCGCGAGAGGAAACCGACTGTACCAGGGGGGGACACGAGCGCTCCGGTCTCACCGAGCACAATTAGAGAAGTGTTGTTGAACGTGGGCTATGCGCGCAACAAGGGGGGAGCGCAGAGTACAGAGGAGGTGAATGCACGTAGAGGCTCAGCTTCAGATTCACAGCCTCCTTCTTGAAGAGTCACAGCACTGACagaggaaaggagtgagggaagagagggaacTCCTAGAAAACAGCAACTCTTGGAGAGAAGTAGTGAGTACAACCTACAGTcttcaaaaacaaaagataggataaagggggggaaaaagcgGAAGAGTAGACTTTTCCTGGTCAGAATCTGCtctggaagaaaaaacatgaatgtcagCGAAGAGAATCTGCTCAAGTCCATCAGCAACGATGCGCTCCTCGACCTGACGCAGCGCTACGGACAGTCAGCCTTCGGGTTTGGCGCTGGCCATGGTCCTGGAAGTCCCGGCCGGTTCCAGCTCACACCGGCCACCGACTTCCTCTCCGGGCAGACCGCGAAGTCCAACGAGAGTGGCGGGGAGCACACGAGCGACGACGAGGACGGTTTCGACTCGTTGGACTCCCGGAAGAGGGGCTCGTCGTTCGGGGACGACAAGCCCGGAGGGCCCCTCGCCAAGAAGTCCAAGGAGCAGCGGTCCCTGCGGCTCAGCATCAACGCccgagagaggaggaggatgcacGACCTGAACGACGCACTGGACGGCCTGCGCTCCGTTATCCCCTACGCCCACAGCCCCTCGGTGAGAAAACTCTCCAAAATAGCCACTCTCCTCCTGGCCAAGAACTATATCCTCATGCAGGCTCAGGCTCTGGAGGAGATGAGGCGGCTGGTGGCTTATCTAAACCAGGGACAGACTATAACTTCACCAATCCCCACCGCCCTGGCGCCCTTTGGACAGGCTGCCGTCTACCCGTTCTCGGGCTCTGCACTCGCCACCTGTGCTGAAAAGTGCACCACTTATTCCGGGACACCGTCGAGTCTCTTCAAACACTGTAACGACAAGCCTTGATTTGCTTTAATTCTCTTTCCTGAACTTTTACCTATACTACACCCGCGTCGGTCTCCCAACCactttagttatttttaaatcattctgtggagaaaaaaacagttttagtcTAATGCGTAATCTTAAAATATGGTTAAGTAATAATACTGCAATGTTTCATCCAGGTTTAACGGACGCTACATAGGAAATAAACTGTTTAGGCCTTCTTATAGGATAAAGTTACACCTGTCACTCTCTTGCTAGACAGAGACTACAGGCCATGTCCAAATTATGAGTTTTGGTAAATTTCTGGAAACATTCTGTTATAAGCTCTTATTTGTAATCTATGCaacattcaacaacaacaataacacgACAGGTAAATGCCAGGAAATGCGACCCAATCTCGACTTTTAGATTTAACACAATTATGACTGTGCTGATGCTatgtgggggggaaaaaatcaaatgaTGTGATGTTGGCTGATATATTTTCTGAAACGAtgtattgacgattttttaagTTATTGCACATCTCACATGATTGTATTGTACAACTGTGGAAAATTACTTAACTCCAAGCCCGGCTATACTCATGGTTATATAACTACAGCCTGTACACTGAAGAAGCGTTTTGGTTGTGTTGCAACATGGATttcatatattgtttatatgtctttataattaaaacacatatCTATGCTTGGACTCGGTTTGCTTCCTTTCAAAAGGCCATTTATGAGGTTTACATCTTTACACTAagcacacatttaaaagcaagTAGATACTAAAGTGACAACTGAAAATAGCAGTCATAATTGCATACACAGGCCTAAATAAGGTTAATTATCTAAAATgactatttaaaacatattactACATACTACTATATGTTTTGGATATTATATGTTACTGAGAACTAATGTACTTTTTTACACACAACTTAAAAAGGGTgttatgtttaaattaaatatgaagacacacaataaaatcaaatgtaGCCCTTTGTGGACAAATCCTAACAAATTTGTGAATCACACAGATCTCACGCTGCTAAAATGATTTCCAGCTCTCACTCTGTGAGTGGCCCTCTCAAAAATGAGTTGGCAACTTTCTTTTCTTGCATGAGAAGCCTCTGACATGAAGAGATAGGTCTAAACGAGCTCAGTGGGGCTGGTGGGGCCCGTTTGGCACGCAGTGGGGTCGGTGGCGCTGAGGGGAAGGGCGCAAGAGCCGCCCGGGGCACCCAGGACCTGTCTCTGGGTATTTGGGTGATTGCATGCTTCCATGGCGGGCTCTTACACCCTGGACAGCTATTAACACGATTTCAGTTCCTGTCTCCCCGCTTGACTTAATTCAGTGAACGTTACAGCCAGTTTTCGTTTGCAGGTTGATAGAGTGGATGAATTGAGAGAAGCATCAGCAAATTAGTGGTGTTTTGATATTTATATTGCTGataacaagtgtgtgtgtgtgtgtgtgtgtgtgtgtgtgtgtgtgtgtgtgtgtgtgtgtgtgtgtcctttgttCCTGATTGGCTTTATTTGTCTGACAGCAGTCACCTTTACCTGGAAACTAACACTTTCTTTGTCAGTATTTGACTTGGCTGCAACATTGAAGTTGCTGCTATAGTCTGGCTTTTTGAGATAATTATTATGctgtttatacttttttttttgtaaataaaaacaactataaCTTAATATCAGTAATAGATGTTTAGTGTATTTGTATCCTGAAAATTAACACCAGAGATGTGAAAATCATTTTCCAGTATAATCCACAAAGTAgtattgaattattattacattGATTTTTCTAACAGGCCAGTAAATAATCTTTTTTCAACATTGCCAGTCCACAAAGTTGAGTGATTTTGTGATTAACAAGCAGCCATCTgccataattatttttaaactttcctAAACCAAAACAAACTATCTTTTACTCCTCTTTTATCTACACGTTCatttggtgtctgtgtttgttcaACAAAAACTAAGCCATGATTTAAGATACATTCAACCAGACATTTAGA is a window of Scomber scombrus chromosome 10, fScoSco1.1, whole genome shotgun sequence DNA encoding:
- the bhlhe23 gene encoding class E basic helix-loop-helix protein 23 produces the protein MNVSEENLLKSISNDALLDLTQRYGQSAFGFGAGHGPGSPGRFQLTPATDFLSGQTAKSNESGGEHTSDDEDGFDSLDSRKRGSSFGDDKPGGPLAKKSKEQRSLRLSINARERRRMHDLNDALDGLRSVIPYAHSPSVRKLSKIATLLLAKNYILMQAQALEEMRRLVAYLNQGQTITSPIPTALAPFGQAAVYPFSGSALATCAEKCTTYSGTPSSLFKHCNDKP